The stretch of DNA CTTTGGGTCAACTGAAGGGTTATAAACTCTTATTCGATGGGCCTGTTTTTAATGAATTTGTAATCCAGACCCCCCGACCCCTGCCGGAAATAAACCAGATCCTGCTGGAAAACAAGATTATCGGAGGGCTGGACCTGAGCAGATTTTACCCGGAACTCACGAACTGCATGCTGGTCTGTGTAACCGAGAATCATTCAAAAGGACACATAGATAACTTAGTGGAGGTCCTTAAAAAATTAACCCTTACCCCTTAACCATCGAGTTAGATATCGTTAACGGATAACTAGATGGTTAACAACCCATGCCCATGAAAGAGACGGTTGGGACCAAAGGCCTTATTTACAATGAGGATGTGATTTTTGAAAAGAGTGTAGAAGGTAGAAAAGCCTATTCACTTCCGGCTTTGGATGTACCGGAAGTGGAGGTCCGGCAACTTATCCCAGAGGAGTATATACGCGAGGAGGTTTCGGGATTTCCCGAGGTCAGTGAGGTAGATGTCATCCGACATTTTGTCCGGTTATCCCAATGGAATTACGCCATTGACGTGGGATTTTATCCTCTGGGTTCCTGCACCATGAAGTATAATCCCAAGGTCCATGAGGATATCGCCCGACTCCCCGGGTTTGCGCAGATCCATCCGTATCAGCCGGAGGAGTTAGCCCAGGGGGCCATTCGTCTCATGTACGAGCTGGAAAAGTATCTTTGCGAAATCAGTGGAATGGATCGGGTTTCCTTACAACCTGCCGCAGGAGCCCATGGAGAGTTGACCGGGCTCATGATGATTCGGGCTTATTTAACTTCCCAGGGAAATCCGCGCAAGAAGGTTATTATTCCCGATTCGGCCCATGGAACCAATCCGGCCAGTTCAACCCTTTGCGGTTATGAGGTCATCTCGTTAAAATCTAACGACCGGGGCTGTATAGACCCCGATCTTCTTAAAAAGGTTATGAACGAAGAGGTGGCCGCAATTATGCTTACCAATCCCAATACCCTGGGGCTGTTCGAAGAACATATTCTGGAAATAGCCCGGATCGTTCATGAGAAGGGGGGACTGGTTTACGGTGATGGGGCCAATCTGAATGCCTTATTAGGCATGGCCCGCCCGGGAGATATGGGAATCGATGTCATCCAGTTTAACCTTCACAAAACTTTTACCACTCCCCACGGAGGAGGAGGCCCCGGAGCCGGTCCGGTTGGGATCAAATCTCACCTGGTTCCGTTTATGCCTGTTCCTACACCGGAACGTAGAGAAAAAACCGAGGAAGAGAAAAGAACGTATGGGGGTATGGGAGGGAGTACGGGCGACCGGCCGGTCGCCCGTACTCCCTATTTCTATTATCTGGATTACAACCGGCCCCAGTCTATTGGAAAAGTACGGGCCTTCTATGGAAATTTTGGAATGATGGTTCGGGCCTATTGTTACATACGAACGATGGGAGCTGAGGGCCTTAAACAGGTCTCGGAAAATGCGGTTATCAATGCCAACTATATCCTGAGTCAACTCCGAGACGTATACCACCTTCCCTACGACCGATATTGTAAGCACGAGTGTGTTTTTTCAGACAAATATCAACTAAAAAATGATGTTAAAACCCTGGATATTGCTAAACGTTTGATGGATTATGGATTTCATCCTCCGACCATTTACTTTCCGCTTATCGTTCATGGAGCTTTGATGATTGAACCTACAGAAACCGAAAGTAAAGAGACTCTAGATCGGTTCATTGAGGCCATGCGAGCCATTGCAAAAGAAGCTGAGGAAAAACCCGAGGTTGTTCGCAGTGCTCCTCACCTTCCGAAGGTCCGACGTTTAGACGAGACAACCGCCGCAAGAAAACCCAAACTTCGTTGGAAAAAAGAGGTAGGGTAAGACGGCCGTCTTACCCTACCTACCTATGACCCGTTGTCCGTTGCTGATAACAGACCGACCCGGGCCTTATTAAATTGAGTTTGGGGTTTATGTGTCCTGCAGGGGGCACGAAAGTAAGATCAGGCCCGAGAGGGTCAGGGTTATACACAACGGACCAGGGGCACGAATACTATGGAGACCGAAAAAATTTCTTTGTTAAATCGTCGTGAGTTCTTTAAAATAGCTTTCATAGCTACCGGAGCGATTCCTTTATCTTCCTTACTTGGATTTAAGAAGTCTAAAGCCTTTGGAGCAGACAAGCAAATTTTAGCACGATTGGCCCACTCCCTTGCGGTGGGGGATCCCCAGCATACTGCATTGGTCAGTATGGCCGATAAGATCAAAGAGCGGACCCAGGGGAATTTTACGATTCAGGTAGTTCCTGCCGGACAATTAGGGGCCGAGATCGATGCCGCAGAATCAACCGCTATTGGAGCCATTGAAATGACCGTTGTGAGTCCGGCCGGATTGGGGACCTTCCAACCCCAATTTGCCATCTTCAGCCATCCTTACCTTTGGAAGGATTGGGACGAAGCCAAAAGAGTTCTCCACGGACCCTTTGTAAAGAACATGGAAGACCAACTGGTTAATTCAAAGGGACTGCAGGTAATAGATTACTGGTATTTTGGCTGGCGTCACGTATTTACGCGAAATAAACCCATCAATTCCCTGGCAGATATGAAAGGGTTAAAAATTCGGGTCTCTAAAAACCGCATGTTCACCGAGACCTTTAAAGCCCTGGGAGCCAATCCGACCCCTATGGACTGGCCTGAAGTCTATCAAGGTCTCCAGCAAGGAGTCGTAGATGGTGCAGAAGCTCCCCTCCCCTCCCTTTATGCCTCTAAATTATACGAGGTGACCAAGTATCTTGCACTTACTTATCATATGCTCCAGGCCAATATTCTGCTGGCAAACCACACCTGGCTTACAGGACTCCCGGAGGAATATCAGAAGATCCTGAAAGAAGAAGCCTTGAATGCTGCGGAATACATGCGAGAGCTCACCCAAAAACAAGAACAGGAGTATGCAGTAAAGCTTAAAGAGCTCGGCATGATTTTTTCAGAACCTAACCTGGATGAATTTCGCAAGGCCACAGCAGAGGTATATAAAGCCTTTGAAAAAAGTTGGGGAACCGATCTGTATCCGAAACTGCAGGCTGCAAAACAGGCTTAGTACAGGCAGGGAGGCAGGAATGAAACGTTTATTGGAATGGTTTGCCGGTTTAATTCTGGCAACAGAATTTGTAGTGGTCTTTTTAGGGGTTTTTTTTCGTTATGTGTTAAATAATCCCCTAACCTGGTCGGAAGAAATCGCCCGCCTGCTCTTGGTCTGGTTGACCTTCATGGGAGGTGCCGTAGCCTTCTTTCACAAACAACACATTGGGGTTGCGATTGTTTATCGTCGGTTTTCCCACAAGGCTCAACAAACCTTGGATATTGTCGGACAGTTCATCCTGATCTTCTTTTTTGCCTTTCTTTTCCGCTGGAGTGTAGAACTGGTCCAGCGACGTTGGGACGAGCCATCCCCAGCCGTAGGATTCTCCCAGAGCTTTTTCATGTTACCCCTCTCAATAGGAGTTCTGGCTATGATTATCTCCCTTCTTTTCCAGCTTTTCCGTCTCCCGGCTCGAGAAATCTTACGCGGAGGAGGGATTATTTTACTGCTGGGTCTGGGGGTCGGCGGTTTAGGGTATGGACTTAAGGGATTTATCCTGAGTTTGAATCCTCTGCTTGTGCTTCTGACCGGATTTATTATCCTGCTGGTTATTAACACGCCCATTGCTTTCTCGCTAGGTTTATCGGCACTGAGCTACCTGGTACTCGATGGAAAGGTTCCTCTCACAATTATGCCCCAAAGAATGGTGGTTGGGGTGGATTCCTTTGTTCTCCTGGCCGTCCCCCTGTTCATTGTGGCCGGAGCTTTGATGGAGACGGGAGGTATTTCTCAACGTCTGGTTAACTTTGCCATAAGCCTGGTCGGGCACATTCGAGGGGGGCTGGCCATGGTTGTGGTGATCTCGGAGATTTTGTTCTCCGGTATTTCGGGATCCACCACCGCAGATGTGGCCGCAGTCGGTTCTTTACTTATTCCGGCCATGATTCGGGCCGGTTATACCCAGGCAGAAGCCGCCTCCATTGTGAGTGCCTCTGCAGCTATGGGTATTTTGGTTCCTCCCTGCATCCATATGGTCGTCCTGGGAACCCTGGTTAATGTCTCGGTGGCCGCGCTCTTTCTCGGAGGGTTTATTCCCGCCTTTGTCCTGGCTGCTTCATTGATGGGACTTATTTACTTCAAAGCCCGCAGAGGAAAATGGGCCAGTACCCCACGTACTTCCTGGAAACAGTTGGGTAAGACTTTTCTTCATGCAATCATCCCCCTGATGACCCCGGTGATTATCTTTGGAGGGATTTTTACAGGAATTGTAACCGTTACAGAGGCCGCTGTGATCGCTGTTGCCTATGCCCTCATCGTAGGGCTCCTCATCTATCGAGAAATAAAGTTTCGGGATCTTCCCAGAATCTTCATCGAAAGCGCCACTACCAGCGGAATGGCTCTGTGGCTGGTTACAACGGCTACTATTTTCTCTTGGGTTATGGTCCGACAACAGGTTCCTCAATTGATCGTCGGTTGGATTACCAGTATCTCTTCAGGATCCTGGTTTTTTCTGGCTTTTACCGTTGTACTCTATCTGATTTTCAGCGGACTTCTTGAGGGACTTCCTTCTTTACTGATTTTAGCCCCCATCCTCTATCCGGTAGCCCTCCAATTTCATATCGATCCCATCCACTTTGGAATTATCTCCATTGCGGCCCTGGGAATCGGTTTCTTTATGCCCCCTATCGGTCTTGGACTCTTTTTGTCCTGCAGCATCGCCAAAGCTAATATCGGAGAGACTGCCAAAACCTTTGCCCCTTACATGCTGGTCTTAATCCTGACTTTATTGGGGATTGCCTTTTTAGAACCCCTCTCGTTGTTTATACCCAGATGGTTTGGATTTAATTAAATAAGGTCCGTTGCCTGTGGCCCCGGGAGTCCTTTGGGTTTAAGGCCGGGACTAAAAATACAAGCAACGGACCCTATTTAAGAAGATTTTTAACCAGCTTCCTGGCGTCCTCGCTGGCCCAATCCCTATCGCCTAAGGTCCATCCGATAAGAAATCCCTCCTTGTCGATTAAATAAGAGGTTGGTAAACCCCTTACCCCATAGTCTTTGGTTGTTTTTCCCTCTGAATCCAGAAGGATCGGAAAAGACACCTTTGTCTCTTCCAAAAAGGCCTTGATCTTATCTAAAGTTTCCTGGTAATCGATGGCTAGAACAACCAGGCCTTCATCTTTAAATTCCTGATAAAGTGTATCTATGGCGGGCATCTCTTTACGACAGGGAATACACCAGGTAGCCCAGAAGTTTAAGAGAACCACTTTACCCACAAAACTGGACAGACTTACCTCCTGACCCTCCAGGTTTTTCAGGGTAAAATCCGGAGCTTTTTTCTTTTCCTTGTATTTTGTAACCTCTAAGGCCTTCATCGGGTCATTGGCAGCAGAAAGCCAGGCAGAGAAAAACAGAACAGTTATTAAATTATACATGACCATCAACATTTTAGGCGATTTTTTACAAGCTTTCCTTGACATGTCTTCTCCTTCTGAGATAGAGTTAATAAATCAAGCTTTTCACTTTTAACCTCCACGACAAAGGAGGGGGCCTGGATTGAATGAAATTAAGTTAATATGATAAAAGTTTTTATAAAACCCTGTCAAGAAATTTGTCCGTTATCCGTTGTAGAGCGTAACCAACAGGCAACAGACAGCGGGCAACAGAGGTATGAAAGTATTACTTATTGCCATGCCGGATACCACCAGTTGCTTTGATCACATCATGGAGGTTCCAAACCTTGGAATATGCTCCATTGCCGGAAATTTAGAGGGATGTGATGTCAAAGTTCTGGATCTTGTCCTGCATAAAAAGAAGATCACCTCGTTTATTGAAAAAATCATGGACGATTTTGACCCGGATCTGGTCGGTCTCAGTGCCATGAGTTTTCAATACGACAGTGCACGGCGTATTGCCAGCATCTGTAAAAGAGTTAAGGGTGAAGTTCTAACGGTTCTAGGTGGGTATCATGCCAGCTTGATGTACCAGGAAATAGGGGACAGTGATGACGGCAGGCTGTTCGATTTCATCGTCCGGGGTGAAGGGGAGATCACCTTCAACCGATTGGTTCAGGAGTTAGCTTCTGAGAAGAAAAACTTTGCCTCCATCCCCGGCCTGTCCTTCAGGCAGAACGGGATCTTTTACCATAACCCCCCGGCCCCCCTTCTCGATCTTGAGCAAATCAAACTTCCCAATCGGGATTGTCGAATACTCCAGGATTTTGAATTCATGAAAAAGAAGTTCGACTGTGCAGAAACGTCTCGAGGATGTACTTTACCCTGCAACTTTTGCAGTATTACCAAAATGTACGGGCGATCTTTCCGACTTTACCCTATCCAACGCATTATCCAGGATCTCAAGAACTTACAAGCCCGGGGAGTTAAAGGGGTCTTTTTTGTCGATGATAATATCACCTTGAATGTAAAACGGCTCAAAGAACTGTGTAAGGCCATGGTTCGGGAAAAGGTCAACGATCTGTATTATATCACCCAGGCTAGCGTCCCGGGTATCGCAGCAGATCCAGAGCTGGCAGGCTGGTTAAGACAGGCCGGATTTCGTTTGGTATTCATGGGAATCGAAAGCGGAATCGAACGAAATCTAAAGGAAATGCATAAAAGAGGGGTTTTGCAAAATACCCGAAAAGCGGTTTCCCTTCTGCAAGAGCAGGATATTTGTGTATTGGGCGGCTTTATTATCGGTAATCCTCAAGACGACCGTGAAGACATCAAAAGCACTTACGATTATGCCTATGATATCGGAGTGGACCACGCCATCGTCCAGTGCATGACCCCCTATCCGAAAACCGAAGTTCGGGAAAAACTGCTGGCACAGGGTTATATCACCAATCCCGATGATTTAACACGATACACCGGATTTATTTGTAATGTACGAACTCAATTTCTGACCACCGAAGAGTTGAAGAAATGGATGATCCTG from Candidatus Limnocylindrales bacterium encodes:
- the gcvPB gene encoding aminomethyl-transferring glycine dehydrogenase subunit GcvPB, with amino-acid sequence MPMKETVGTKGLIYNEDVIFEKSVEGRKAYSLPALDVPEVEVRQLIPEEYIREEVSGFPEVSEVDVIRHFVRLSQWNYAIDVGFYPLGSCTMKYNPKVHEDIARLPGFAQIHPYQPEELAQGAIRLMYELEKYLCEISGMDRVSLQPAAGAHGELTGLMMIRAYLTSQGNPRKKVIIPDSAHGTNPASSTLCGYEVISLKSNDRGCIDPDLLKKVMNEEVAAIMLTNPNTLGLFEEHILEIARIVHEKGGLVYGDGANLNALLGMARPGDMGIDVIQFNLHKTFTTPHGGGGPGAGPVGIKSHLVPFMPVPTPERREKTEEEKRTYGGMGGSTGDRPVARTPYFYYLDYNRPQSIGKVRAFYGNFGMMVRAYCYIRTMGAEGLKQVSENAVINANYILSQLRDVYHLPYDRYCKHECVFSDKYQLKNDVKTLDIAKRLMDYGFHPPTIYFPLIVHGALMIEPTETESKETLDRFIEAMRAIAKEAEEKPEVVRSAPHLPKVRRLDETTAARKPKLRWKKEVG
- a CDS encoding TRAP transporter substrate-binding protein, whose translation is METEKISLLNRREFFKIAFIATGAIPLSSLLGFKKSKAFGADKQILARLAHSLAVGDPQHTALVSMADKIKERTQGNFTIQVVPAGQLGAEIDAAESTAIGAIEMTVVSPAGLGTFQPQFAIFSHPYLWKDWDEAKRVLHGPFVKNMEDQLVNSKGLQVIDYWYFGWRHVFTRNKPINSLADMKGLKIRVSKNRMFTETFKALGANPTPMDWPEVYQGLQQGVVDGAEAPLPSLYASKLYEVTKYLALTYHMLQANILLANHTWLTGLPEEYQKILKEEALNAAEYMRELTQKQEQEYAVKLKELGMIFSEPNLDEFRKATAEVYKAFEKSWGTDLYPKLQAAKQA
- a CDS encoding TRAP transporter large permease subunit, translated to MKRLLEWFAGLILATEFVVVFLGVFFRYVLNNPLTWSEEIARLLLVWLTFMGGAVAFFHKQHIGVAIVYRRFSHKAQQTLDIVGQFILIFFFAFLFRWSVELVQRRWDEPSPAVGFSQSFFMLPLSIGVLAMIISLLFQLFRLPAREILRGGGIILLLGLGVGGLGYGLKGFILSLNPLLVLLTGFIILLVINTPIAFSLGLSALSYLVLDGKVPLTIMPQRMVVGVDSFVLLAVPLFIVAGALMETGGISQRLVNFAISLVGHIRGGLAMVVVISEILFSGISGSTTADVAAVGSLLIPAMIRAGYTQAEAASIVSASAAMGILVPPCIHMVVLGTLVNVSVAALFLGGFIPAFVLAASLMGLIYFKARRGKWASTPRTSWKQLGKTFLHAIIPLMTPVIIFGGIFTGIVTVTEAAVIAVAYALIVGLLIYREIKFRDLPRIFIESATTSGMALWLVTTATIFSWVMVRQQVPQLIVGWITSISSGSWFFLAFTVVLYLIFSGLLEGLPSLLILAPILYPVALQFHIDPIHFGIISIAALGIGFFMPPIGLGLFLSCSIAKANIGETAKTFAPYMLVLILTLLGIAFLEPLSLFIPRWFGFN
- a CDS encoding TlpA disulfide reductase family protein, coding for MSRKACKKSPKMLMVMYNLITVLFFSAWLSAANDPMKALEVTKYKEKKKAPDFTLKNLEGQEVSLSSFVGKVVLLNFWATWCIPCRKEMPAIDTLYQEFKDEGLVVLAIDYQETLDKIKAFLEETKVSFPILLDSEGKTTKDYGVRGLPTSYLIDKEGFLIGWTLGDRDWASEDARKLVKNLLK
- a CDS encoding radical SAM protein, translating into MKVLLIAMPDTTSCFDHIMEVPNLGICSIAGNLEGCDVKVLDLVLHKKKITSFIEKIMDDFDPDLVGLSAMSFQYDSARRIASICKRVKGEVLTVLGGYHASLMYQEIGDSDDGRLFDFIVRGEGEITFNRLVQELASEKKNFASIPGLSFRQNGIFYHNPPAPLLDLEQIKLPNRDCRILQDFEFMKKKFDCAETSRGCTLPCNFCSITKMYGRSFRLYPIQRIIQDLKNLQARGVKGVFFVDDNITLNVKRLKELCKAMVREKVNDLYYITQASVPGIAADPELAGWLRQAGFRLVFMGIESGIERNLKEMHKRGVLQNTRKAVSLLQEQDICVLGGFIIGNPQDDREDIKSTYDYAYDIGVDHAIVQCMTPYPKTEVREKLLAQGYITNPDDLTRYTGFICNVRTQFLTTEELKKWMILYGIKLYFNPRYILRNRLWWHHKRNAHRMLINNIKFVVDGLRGKLFYSRHSW